A genome region from Dickeya dadantii NCPPB 898 includes the following:
- a CDS encoding tetratricopeptide repeat protein yields MRTFLLFLGVLLFSSSVLSAEPSHVNFTEQNQQITSLIGQLIQLHREQAKLEEQVKSNTNDIQALADKNKDVLKNEIATLSREISFTEKTVEIRIANIEKSSDYINKLYGVGSIIITLMIFGFGFIGYQRAKTDAKSAAETAMKEWIKKNENAVLSTIDEHTRAQEALLRDHTDSLLQELRDTVQNAQKDGEKLAGFLRKVQENKGATIEEKQFIPQEADKAAGSVHQEDKGPHAPSVKKARGLFNQGVSLGQQGKSDQAIQIYNQLITEFQDSDDPILQELVAKAMGNKGFRLGKKGELSDAIQTYDRLITRFKNSDSPVILQWIATAMLNKAINIGQQGQSDEEIQAYDQLIDKFKDSTTPAIQELVAKAMVNKGVRLGQQDKSDEAIHNYDQLIDMFEGSDSPAVLKQVAMAMLNKGVRLGQQGHADSAIQNYDLLIARFKDRDELELQEQVAKAMLNKGVKFGQQNAQDEAIQIYDQLIAQFNDHSELVFQELVIKAMLNKGVRLGKQGKQEEEIKIYDQLIARHKDSDEPVLLNQVAMAMVNKGISLRQHGQPEEAIKIYDQLIATFQDSEVPTIQERVVSAMFYKGFALGKQGQTDQAVQTYDRLITTFQSSDDPAIQAIVAKARKEHKTLTTSKE; encoded by the coding sequence ATGCGCACTTTCCTCTTATTTTTGGGCGTTCTACTGTTTTCATCATCGGTTTTATCGGCAGAACCATCCCATGTAAATTTCACAGAACAAAATCAGCAAATTACATCATTAATTGGGCAACTCATTCAGTTACACCGAGAGCAAGCAAAACTGGAAGAGCAGGTCAAATCCAACACCAATGATATTCAGGCCCTCGCCGATAAAAATAAAGATGTATTAAAAAATGAGATCGCGACCCTTTCCAGAGAAATTTCATTCACTGAAAAAACAGTGGAAATACGGATTGCCAATATCGAAAAAAGCAGCGATTACATTAATAAATTATATGGTGTAGGAAGCATTATTATTACATTGATGATCTTTGGATTTGGTTTCATTGGTTATCAAAGAGCCAAGACTGATGCAAAATCAGCCGCTGAAACCGCGATGAAAGAATGGATTAAGAAGAATGAAAACGCGGTATTATCCACCATTGATGAGCACACAAGAGCACAAGAAGCGTTATTACGAGATCATACCGATAGCTTGCTTCAGGAGCTAAGAGATACGGTGCAAAATGCACAAAAAGATGGCGAAAAGCTGGCAGGTTTCCTGAGAAAAGTTCAGGAAAATAAAGGCGCCACGATTGAAGAAAAACAGTTTATTCCCCAGGAAGCAGATAAAGCCGCAGGCTCAGTTCATCAGGAAGACAAAGGGCCTCATGCCCCTTCGGTAAAAAAAGCCAGAGGCTTATTCAATCAAGGCGTCAGTCTTGGGCAGCAGGGTAAATCGGACCAGGCAATACAAATTTATAACCAGTTAATCACTGAATTCCAGGACAGCGATGATCCGATATTACAGGAGCTGGTTGCCAAAGCCATGGGCAACAAAGGCTTCAGGCTTGGGAAAAAAGGCGAACTGAGCGACGCAATCCAGACCTACGATCGGTTGATAACCCGTTTCAAAAACAGTGATAGCCCTGTCATTCTGCAATGGATTGCCACCGCGATGCTGAATAAAGCCATCAATATTGGGCAACAAGGCCAATCGGATGAAGAAATCCAGGCCTACGACCAGTTGATCGATAAATTCAAAGACAGCACAACGCCGGCAATACAGGAATTGGTAGCCAAAGCCATGGTCAACAAAGGCGTCAGACTTGGGCAACAGGATAAATCGGACGAAGCCATCCACAACTATGACCAACTGATAGACATGTTTGAAGGCAGTGATAGCCCCGCCGTACTGAAACAGGTCGCTATGGCTATGCTCAATAAAGGCGTCAGACTGGGGCAACAAGGCCATGCTGACAGCGCTATCCAGAACTATGATCTGCTGATTGCCCGGTTCAAAGACCGCGATGAACTTGAACTCCAGGAGCAGGTTGCCAAAGCCATGCTGAATAAAGGCGTCAAATTTGGGCAACAAAACGCACAGGATGAGGCCATTCAAATTTATGACCAGTTGATTGCCCAGTTCAATGACCACAGTGAACTCGTATTCCAGGAACTGGTGATCAAGGCTATGCTGAATAAAGGCGTTAGGCTTGGGAAGCAGGGAAAACAAGAAGAAGAGATCAAAATCTACGACCAGCTAATAGCCCGGCACAAAGACAGCGACGAGCCAGTGCTGCTAAATCAGGTCGCCATGGCCATGGTCAATAAAGGCATCAGCCTGCGGCAGCATGGTCAGCCAGAAGAGGCCATCAAGATCTATGACCAACTGATCGCGACGTTCCAGGACAGTGAGGTGCCGACAATACAGGAACGTGTTGTCAGCGCTATGTTTTATAAAGGATTCGCGCTTGGAAAGCAGGGCCAGACGGACCAGGCGGTGCAAACCTACGATCGACTGATAACCACATTCCAGAGCAGTGATGATCCCGCAATACAAGCCATTGTCGCCAAAGCGAGGAAAGAGCATAAAACGCTGACAACATCTAAAGAATAG
- the dusA gene encoding tRNA dihydrouridine(20/20a) synthase DusA, with product MKEKESTETLRSNWHGRFSVAPMLDWTDRHCRYFHRLLSHNALLYTEMVTTGAILHGKGDYLAYSDEEHPLALQLGGSDPAALAQCAVLAEQRGYDEINLNVGCPSDRVQNGRFGACLMAEAQLVADCVTAMRERVDIPVTVKTRIGIDDQDSYTFLCDFIRTVSEQGGCDTFIVHARKAWLSGLSPKENREIPPLDYPRVYQLKRDFPSLTLAINGGVKTLAEARQHLQHVDGVMVGREAYQNPGMLAQVDRELFGADSVAPDQADVVRAMYPYIERELSAGASLGHITRHMLGLFQGLPGARQWRRYLSENAHKPGADAAVVERALALVKLA from the coding sequence ATGAAAGAGAAAGAAAGTACAGAAACGCTACGTAGCAATTGGCACGGCCGCTTTAGCGTTGCCCCCATGCTGGACTGGACGGACCGCCACTGCCGCTACTTTCACCGGCTGCTGAGTCACAACGCGCTGTTGTACACCGAGATGGTGACCACCGGGGCGATTTTGCACGGCAAAGGCGACTATCTGGCCTACAGCGACGAGGAGCATCCGCTGGCGTTGCAGCTCGGCGGCAGCGACCCGGCGGCGCTGGCGCAGTGCGCCGTGCTGGCGGAACAGCGCGGCTATGACGAAATCAACCTCAACGTCGGCTGCCCGTCCGACCGGGTGCAAAACGGCCGTTTCGGCGCCTGCCTGATGGCGGAAGCACAACTGGTGGCGGACTGCGTAACAGCGATGCGCGAACGCGTCGACATTCCGGTGACGGTCAAAACCCGCATCGGCATCGACGATCAGGACAGCTACACGTTTCTGTGCGATTTCATCCGCACCGTCTCCGAACAGGGCGGCTGCGATACCTTTATCGTACACGCCCGCAAGGCCTGGCTGTCCGGCCTTAGCCCGAAAGAAAACCGCGAGATCCCGCCGCTGGACTACCCGCGCGTCTACCAGCTCAAGCGTGATTTCCCGTCGCTGACGCTGGCTATTAACGGCGGCGTCAAAACGCTGGCCGAGGCGCGGCAGCATCTGCAACACGTGGATGGCGTGATGGTGGGCCGTGAAGCCTATCAAAATCCCGGTATGCTGGCGCAAGTCGATCGCGAACTGTTTGGCGCGGACTCGGTTGCGCCGGATCAGGCCGACGTGGTACGGGCGATGTATCCGTATATCGAACGCGAACTCTCCGCCGGCGCATCGTTAGGCCACATTACCCGCCATATGCTCGGCCTGTTTCAGGGTCTGCCCGGCGCGCGTCAGTGGCGGCGTTACCTGAGCGAAAATGCCCATAAACCCGGTGCGGATGCCGCCGTGGTGGAGCGCGCGCTGGCGTTGGTTAAGTTGGCCTAA
- the pspG gene encoding envelope stress response protein PspG, whose product MLEIFFVIGFFIMLLVTGVSLLGVMVALVVASVVMLIGGLFAVAIKVLPWLLLAVVVVWLWRRFQGRPLSRMHRYAYRKKYTFRHRRGGEW is encoded by the coding sequence ATGTTGGAAATTTTCTTCGTTATTGGCTTTTTTATCATGCTGCTGGTCACCGGCGTTTCACTGCTGGGAGTGATGGTGGCGCTGGTTGTCGCGTCGGTGGTTATGCTGATTGGCGGACTGTTTGCCGTGGCGATCAAGGTGCTGCCGTGGCTACTGTTGGCGGTCGTGGTGGTGTGGCTGTGGCGCCGGTTTCAGGGCCGACCGCTCTCCCGTATGCATCGCTACGCGTACCGTAAAAAATATACCTTTCGTCACCGTCGGGGCGGGGAGTGGTAA
- a CDS encoding cytochrome P450: MRSINRLPMPPTRGLLGHVHYLKRHDVHLQLLQWKERYGPFYRLRLGLTSAMVIADSEWIRTIMKARPDEFRRRSSIESVFQEAGLNGVFSSEGARWGHQRKLTEPMFQPAHLKYFYPSLRTITARLSARFARLAETGEVVSLVEEFKRYTVDITSLLAFGEDINTLEQGENPLSQSLRRMFPVINERCGSPIPLWRYIKRARDKQFDASLSLIDDHLNAFIDHQRERIRQNPQLLDAPENMLQIMLAEQQKDGTLTDADILANAFTLLLAGEDTTANTLTWMSFLLCSAPLMEENVVDECRQASGGEGGFLPWPLPRMPLLTAVMYESMRLKPVAPLLYLEPVKDTVIADFLIRKGTPLLLTLHANGFEETLFHHPHDFMPDRWLERGQASFSDLQPFGGGPRMCPGRSLALMEIKLGFHALCSGFRVEAQQPASDVMESFAFTVTPTGFYVRLHKRHQSDIARHEA, translated from the coding sequence ATGAGATCGATCAATCGGTTGCCAATGCCTCCGACCAGAGGCCTCCTCGGACATGTGCACTATTTAAAACGGCATGACGTCCACTTACAGTTGTTGCAATGGAAGGAACGCTATGGCCCTTTTTACCGGTTAAGGCTGGGGCTCACGTCGGCGATGGTGATCGCCGATTCGGAATGGATTCGCACCATTATGAAAGCCCGCCCCGATGAGTTCCGGCGCAGAAGCAGTATTGAATCCGTGTTCCAGGAAGCCGGGCTGAACGGCGTTTTCTCATCAGAAGGGGCACGATGGGGACATCAGCGGAAACTGACGGAACCGATGTTTCAGCCCGCACATCTGAAGTATTTCTACCCCAGCCTCAGAACGATCACCGCACGCTTATCCGCACGTTTCGCAAGGCTGGCTGAAACCGGGGAGGTGGTTTCTCTGGTGGAAGAATTTAAGCGCTATACGGTAGATATCACATCGTTGCTAGCCTTTGGCGAGGACATCAATACCCTTGAGCAAGGTGAGAATCCGCTATCGCAAAGTCTACGCCGCATGTTTCCTGTGATTAATGAACGCTGCGGCTCTCCCATTCCTTTATGGCGTTACATCAAGAGAGCGCGGGATAAGCAATTTGACGCCAGCCTGAGCCTGATTGACGACCATCTTAACGCCTTTATTGATCATCAGCGGGAGCGAATCCGGCAGAACCCTCAGCTACTGGATGCCCCTGAGAATATGCTGCAAATCATGCTTGCCGAGCAGCAAAAGGACGGGACGCTGACGGATGCAGACATTCTGGCTAATGCGTTTACGCTACTGCTGGCGGGGGAAGATACAACCGCGAATACGCTGACCTGGATGAGTTTCCTGCTTTGCTCCGCACCCTTGATGGAAGAGAACGTCGTTGATGAGTGTAGGCAGGCTTCTGGGGGCGAAGGAGGCTTTCTGCCGTGGCCCTTGCCCCGCATGCCGTTGCTCACCGCCGTGATGTATGAGTCCATGCGGCTTAAACCGGTGGCTCCGCTGCTTTACCTTGAGCCGGTTAAGGACACCGTCATTGCCGATTTCCTTATCAGGAAGGGTACGCCTCTGTTGCTGACTCTGCACGCGAACGGATTTGAAGAGACTTTATTTCACCACCCGCACGATTTCATGCCTGATCGATGGCTGGAGCGCGGGCAGGCGTCATTTTCCGACCTTCAGCCCTTCGGCGGCGGTCCGCGCATGTGTCCCGGACGATCGCTGGCATTAATGGAAATCAAGCTGGGGTTTCATGCGTTGTGCAGCGGATTTCGCGTTGAAGCGCAGCAGCCCGCGTCGGACGTGATGGAAAGCTTTGCCTTTACCGTGACCCCGACCGGTTTTTACGTCAGGCTACATAAACGGCACCAATCCGATATCGCCCGGCATGAGGCTTGA
- a CDS encoding quinone oxidoreductase: MAKRIQFSDHGGPGVLEYVDYTPREPGLNDVQVENRAIGINFIDTYFRSGLYSPPSFPSGLGTEAAGVVVKAGANVKHLKVGDRVVYAQSALGAYSERHNVPADKVALLPDDISFEQAAASFLKGLTVYYLLRQTYEVKPGEVFLFHAAAGGVGLIACQWAKALGAKLIGTVGSDHKAELAKQAGAWATINYRKEDIVHRVLELTHEEKVSVVYDSVGKDTWEASLDCLKRRGLMVSFGNASGPVTGVNLGILNQKGSLYVTRPSLFSYITTRQELELASRELFALIASGAIKVDVPDSQKFALEDARSAHRALESRSTQGSCLLIPHG, translated from the coding sequence ATGGCAAAACGTATTCAGTTCAGCGACCACGGCGGGCCGGGGGTGCTGGAGTATGTGGATTACACGCCGCGCGAGCCGGGTCTTAACGACGTTCAGGTGGAAAACCGCGCCATCGGCATCAACTTTATCGATACCTATTTCCGTTCCGGGCTGTATTCGCCGCCGTCGTTTCCCTCCGGCCTGGGCACCGAAGCGGCCGGCGTGGTGGTGAAAGCCGGGGCTAACGTAAAACATCTCAAGGTGGGCGACCGCGTGGTGTATGCCCAGTCGGCGCTGGGCGCTTACAGCGAACGGCATAACGTGCCGGCGGACAAGGTCGCGCTGCTGCCGGACGACATCAGCTTTGAGCAGGCGGCGGCCTCGTTCCTGAAAGGGTTGACGGTGTATTACCTGCTGCGCCAAACCTATGAAGTGAAACCGGGCGAGGTGTTTTTGTTCCATGCGGCCGCCGGCGGCGTGGGGCTGATTGCCTGCCAGTGGGCGAAGGCGCTGGGGGCGAAACTGATCGGCACCGTCGGTTCCGACCACAAAGCGGAACTGGCAAAACAGGCGGGCGCCTGGGCCACCATTAACTACCGCAAGGAAGACATCGTCCATCGGGTACTGGAGCTGACCCACGAAGAGAAAGTCTCGGTGGTGTATGACTCGGTGGGGAAAGATACCTGGGAAGCCTCGCTCGACTGCCTGAAACGGCGTGGGCTGATGGTCAGCTTCGGCAACGCGTCCGGCCCGGTCACCGGGGTGAATCTCGGCATTCTCAATCAGAAAGGGTCGCTGTACGTTACCCGGCCGTCGCTGTTCAGCTACATTACCACCCGTCAGGAACTGGAACTGGCCAGCCGCGAACTGTTCGCGCTGATCGCCAGCGGCGCCATCAAGGTGGACGTGCCGGACAGCCAGAAGTTTGCGCTGGAAGACGCCCGCTCCGCCCACCGTGCGCTGGAAAGCCGCAGTACACAAGGGTCATGCCTGCTGATCCCTCATGGCTAA
- the dnaB gene encoding replicative DNA helicase, which translates to MAEKKPTKPAESRDRQVEGLKLPPHSIEAEQSVLGGLMLDNERWDNVAERVCANDFFNRAHRLIFNEMQRLLEMSKPIDLITLSESLEQKGELESAGGFAYLAELAKNTPSAANIGAYADIVRERAVVREMIAVANEIADAGYDPQGRSSEDLLDLAESRVFQIAENRASKDEGPKSIDRILEDTVSRIEQLYQRPHDGVTGVSSGYQDLDKKTAGLQKSDLIIVAARPSMGKTTFAMNLCENAAMTQEKPVLIFSLEMPGEQIMMRMLASLSRVDQTRIRTGQLDDEDWARISSTMGLLLEKRNMYIDDSSGLTPTEVRSRARRVFREHDGLSLIMIDYLQLMRVPSLSDNRTLEIAEISRSLKALAKELQVPVIALSQLNRSLEQRADKRPVNSDLRESGSIEQDADLIMFIYRDEVYHENSDLKGIAEIILGKQRNGPIGTVRLTFNGQWSRFDNYAGPQYDDE; encoded by the coding sequence ATGGCAGAAAAAAAACCAACTAAACCGGCAGAATCCCGCGACCGTCAGGTAGAAGGGCTAAAACTTCCGCCCCACTCCATCGAAGCGGAACAGTCGGTGCTAGGGGGGTTGATGCTCGACAACGAGCGTTGGGACAACGTCGCCGAGCGCGTCTGTGCCAACGACTTTTTCAACCGCGCCCACCGACTGATCTTTAACGAGATGCAGCGCCTGCTGGAAATGAGCAAACCCATTGACCTGATCACCCTGTCGGAGTCGCTGGAGCAAAAAGGCGAGCTGGAGTCCGCCGGAGGGTTCGCCTACCTGGCGGAACTGGCGAAAAACACCCCCAGCGCGGCCAATATCGGCGCGTATGCCGACATCGTGCGCGAACGCGCGGTAGTGCGTGAAATGATCGCCGTCGCCAACGAAATCGCCGACGCCGGTTACGACCCGCAGGGCCGCAGCAGCGAAGACCTGCTGGATCTGGCCGAATCGCGCGTGTTTCAGATAGCGGAAAACCGCGCCAGCAAGGATGAAGGCCCCAAAAGCATCGACCGCATTCTGGAAGACACCGTCTCGCGCATCGAACAGCTTTATCAGCGCCCGCACGACGGTGTGACCGGGGTATCCAGCGGATATCAGGATCTGGACAAGAAAACCGCCGGTTTGCAGAAATCGGATCTGATTATCGTTGCGGCGCGTCCCTCCATGGGGAAAACCACCTTCGCCATGAACCTGTGCGAAAACGCCGCCATGACGCAGGAAAAACCGGTGCTGATTTTCAGTCTGGAAATGCCCGGCGAGCAGATCATGATGCGTATGCTGGCGTCGCTGTCGCGCGTGGACCAGACCCGCATCCGTACCGGTCAGCTCGACGACGAGGACTGGGCGCGCATCTCCAGCACCATGGGGCTGCTGCTGGAAAAGCGCAACATGTACATCGACGACTCCTCCGGCCTGACGCCGACCGAAGTGCGCTCCCGCGCCCGCCGGGTATTCCGCGAGCACGACGGCCTGAGCCTGATCATGATCGACTACCTGCAGTTGATGCGGGTGCCGTCGCTGTCCGATAACCGAACGCTGGAAATCGCCGAAATTTCACGCTCGCTCAAAGCGTTGGCAAAGGAATTGCAAGTGCCGGTCATCGCGCTGTCGCAGCTCAACCGCAGTCTGGAACAGCGTGCCGATAAACGTCCGGTTAACTCCGACCTGCGTGAATCCGGCTCCATCGAGCAGGACGCCGACCTGATCATGTTTATCTACCGTGACGAGGTATATCACGAAAACAGCGATCTGAAAGGCATCGCTGAAATCATTCTAGGGAAGCAGCGTAACGGGCCGATCGGCACCGTGCGCCTGACCTTTAACGGGCAGTGGTCGCGTTTCGACAATTACGCCGGGCCACAATATGATGATGAATAA